From a region of the Paenibacillus sp. FSL R10-2734 genome:
- a CDS encoding carbohydrate ABC transporter permease, producing MPVVKVVRKGALTLVMAVIAVLLLFPIVITFTNSLMTEKEIEINYGPIGQMNEVIEGRETPFVNLKLLPDQVSLEQYAKVLLDNPKYLTMFWNSVFMVVPIIAGQTLVAAFAAYAFSKLKFRGRDPLFLIYVLTMLMPFQVTLVPNYIMADKLGILDSSYAIILPGIFAAFGVFMLRQFMLDIPYAYIEASKMDGAGHLLIFYKIIVPMIKPGLAALVILLFVDYWNMVEQPLIFLDDPYKQPLSVFLSRINEGERGIAFAASILYMAPMVLLFLYAESYFIEGIQLSGIKG from the coding sequence GTGCCAGTTGTCAAAGTAGTACGTAAAGGGGCACTAACACTCGTCATGGCTGTTATTGCAGTTTTGTTATTATTCCCAATTGTGATCACATTCACAAATTCGCTTATGACAGAGAAAGAAATTGAGATCAATTATGGACCTATCGGGCAGATGAACGAGGTAATTGAAGGGAGAGAAACTCCTTTTGTGAATTTAAAATTACTGCCGGATCAAGTGTCCCTGGAGCAGTATGCTAAGGTCCTCCTAGACAATCCTAAATATCTGACGATGTTCTGGAATTCAGTATTCATGGTTGTACCCATCATTGCAGGACAAACATTGGTTGCAGCATTCGCCGCTTATGCTTTCTCGAAGCTGAAATTCCGGGGACGGGATCCATTGTTCCTTATCTATGTCCTAACGATGCTTATGCCTTTCCAAGTGACGCTAGTACCGAACTATATTATGGCGGATAAGCTAGGAATATTAGATAGCTCATATGCGATTATACTGCCTGGAATTTTCGCAGCTTTTGGTGTATTTATGCTCAGACAATTCATGCTGGATATACCGTACGCGTATATTGAAGCGAGCAAAATGGATGGAGCCGGACATTTGCTTATCTTTTACAAGATTATTGTTCCGATGATTAAACCTGGTCTGGCAGCACTTGTTATATTATTGTTCGTTGATTATTGGAATATGGTGGAGCAGCCGCTTATTTTTCTAGACGATCCGTATAAGCAGCCCTTGTCGGTTTTTTTATCGAGGATCAATGAAGGTGAGCGAGGAATCGCTTTTGCTGCATCCATACTCTACATGGCTCCAATGGTGCTGTTGTTTTTATATGCGGAATCGTATTTTATTGAAGGCATTCAATTGTCTGGTATCAAAGGTTGA
- a CDS encoding DUF4179 domain-containing protein, translating to MTEKEERILRKNIDDVQQNVETIQEMKIYNAMKKGIVEGKKREKRRIYTTGMGVVAAAAVALMVTYNTIGLPDKEIAQPSVQSASIKNTDNFKAYRSFSRLEPALASALEQNLVVPVGQSAENKGYRVDVTGAVTDGRKVYILYTVQNNTDEVVIHADFALQYEGIKDSSLHKGASLSMLASESRIQPGQSMDFIYSTNLSPTVKYPKKVNYNIILTETSDKALLSSSNKYRTSLDVAFELDPDMLKEQEQVLDTDGTLTVDGQKIKVNKVQYTPLSTYVDLEYDQNNDKRIFQLINPVLISKHEGTQEKSYYPTLITADNSEVYSDDSKTTLVFRNSKKLVESKPDSVSLKAFGISAVEKDQMKIVVDLNKYQLIEAPGSGLELVTPTPENDAMEGTILLRHKFENAQYLNYYTRTSETFTDGEGKVHQYAYTTNRSSVLNFGGFMRAQDGEGVDEFVYNFGAEAKNYPQPLTITLEKYINPIMDTQAVELYSINR from the coding sequence ATGACAGAAAAAGAAGAACGAATTCTACGAAAGAACATCGATGATGTGCAACAGAATGTCGAAACAATACAGGAGATGAAAATCTACAACGCTATGAAAAAGGGGATTGTGGAGGGGAAGAAGCGAGAAAAGCGACGTATCTATACTACAGGGATGGGCGTGGTTGCAGCTGCAGCGGTTGCGTTAATGGTTACATACAATACGATCGGATTACCGGATAAGGAGATAGCTCAACCTTCAGTACAATCGGCTAGCATTAAAAATACGGACAATTTCAAAGCTTATCGCTCGTTCTCAAGGTTAGAGCCTGCACTTGCCAGTGCCCTTGAGCAGAATCTCGTTGTGCCTGTTGGACAGAGCGCTGAAAACAAGGGTTACCGTGTAGATGTGACTGGGGCAGTTACGGATGGACGAAAAGTGTATATCCTATATACTGTTCAGAATAATACGGACGAAGTAGTTATACATGCGGATTTTGCTCTTCAATATGAAGGGATAAAGGATTCGTCTCTCCACAAAGGCGCATCACTAAGTATGCTCGCTAGCGAGAGCCGAATTCAACCCGGGCAGTCGATGGATTTTATATACTCCACTAATCTTTCACCAACAGTTAAATATCCAAAGAAAGTAAACTATAATATTATTCTTACCGAAACTTCAGATAAGGCTCTTCTATCCAGTAGCAATAAGTATCGGACTAGCCTAGATGTTGCTTTCGAGCTTGATCCTGATATGCTCAAAGAACAGGAACAAGTTCTAGATACCGATGGAACACTGACAGTGGACGGGCAAAAAATCAAAGTGAATAAAGTGCAATATACTCCGCTAAGCACCTATGTGGATCTGGAGTATGATCAAAACAATGATAAACGGATTTTCCAATTGATTAACCCAGTTCTAATCAGTAAGCATGAAGGCACTCAAGAGAAGTCTTATTATCCAACCCTTATCACTGCTGATAATTCTGAGGTCTACTCGGACGATTCCAAGACTACGCTGGTGTTTAGAAACAGTAAAAAGTTAGTTGAGAGCAAGCCAGACAGCGTTTCGTTGAAAGCATTCGGAATTTCGGCAGTCGAAAAGGATCAAATGAAAATTGTCGTCGATCTTAACAAGTATCAGCTTATTGAAGCGCCCGGAAGTGGACTTGAGTTAGTCACGCCAACTCCAGAGAATGATGCAATGGAGGGAACGATCCTTTTAAGGCATAAGTTTGAGAATGCTCAATATTTGAACTATTATACCCGTACGTCTGAAACCTTCACGGACGGAGAAGGGAAAGTGCATCAGTATGCATATACTACAAATAGGAGCTCAGTATTAAATTTTGGCGGATTTATGAGGGCACAGGATGGGGAAGGCGTGGACGAGTTTGTTTATAATTTTGGAGCAGAAGCGAAGAACTATCCTCAGCCATTGACTATTACGTTAGAGAAATATATAAATCCAATTATGGATACGCAAGCCGTGGAGTTGTACTCGATTAACCGTTGA
- a CDS encoding sugar ABC transporter permease produces MKKWLRKDVSAAIIFLAPSGIGFAMFYLIPFVMGVFYSFMDSTIEGHFVGFDNYRELLESDSFRKAASNTFYFSAISVPLMLVLSLGLAVLLNKNTYLRNWLRTGYVLPLVVPVASIILIWQMLFDWNGSLNAWLNNFGIHRVDWMKTDVARNVIIVVYLWKNIGYNVILFLAGLQQIPKDYYETAQIEGAGRLRQFRSITLVYLTSSMFFVVIMSIINSFKVFRETYLIAGDYPHDSIYMMQHYMNNMFMSLDIQKLTAAATLMFGCILLIVLGLFAFERRHRQFME; encoded by the coding sequence ATGAAGAAATGGCTCCGAAAGGATGTCTCAGCGGCAATAATATTCCTGGCACCAAGCGGTATCGGATTCGCGATGTTTTACCTTATACCGTTTGTTATGGGAGTATTCTATTCTTTTATGGACAGTACGATAGAGGGCCACTTTGTAGGGTTTGATAATTACCGAGAGCTGTTAGAGAGCGATTCCTTCCGTAAAGCAGCATCCAATACATTTTATTTTAGCGCGATAAGTGTTCCACTAATGCTAGTGCTTTCGTTAGGACTAGCGGTGTTATTGAATAAAAATACATATCTTCGGAATTGGCTGAGGACTGGATACGTGTTGCCGCTTGTCGTACCTGTCGCCTCTATTATTCTGATCTGGCAGATGCTCTTCGATTGGAATGGCTCGCTTAACGCATGGCTGAACAACTTCGGTATCCATCGTGTGGATTGGATGAAGACGGATGTGGCTAGAAATGTAATCATTGTTGTTTATTTATGGAAGAACATCGGCTATAACGTGATTTTATTCTTGGCGGGATTGCAGCAAATTCCGAAGGATTATTATGAAACGGCTCAAATTGAAGGTGCTGGACGATTACGGCAGTTTCGCAGTATTACACTAGTCTATCTAACCTCTTCGATGTTCTTTGTGGTCATCATGTCGATTATTAATTCATTCAAAGTGTTTCGCGAAACGTATTTGATCGCAGGTGATTATCCGCACGATAGCATTTATATGATGCAGCATTATATGAACAATATGTTCATGTCGCTCGATATTCAGAAGCTGACTGCCGCGGCGACCTTAATGTTTGGTTGTATTTTATTGATTGTGTTGGGATTGTTTGCATTTGAGCGGAGGCATCGACAATTCATGGAATAG